The Oceanispirochaeta sp. M1 region TTCAATAACTGACATCTTCAGAATATCCAGATTAGGATGAATCTTGAAGCAGCCATCGGGGTCCCGTTCAACCTTGCGTACCGCATTTTCGGTTACCAGTGAGTGAGGAAGAATACGGATAACCCTTGCCACATCGGTCTCCAGGGGAAGCCTGAAATCAGAGGCCTCTATCTTTCTGACCTTTACTGTATTCACCACGGCATCGGATATCCTTGATTTCACAGAGAAGAGAGGCTTCTCATTTTCTGCAACAAGCTTACCATTCTTATAGACCTGACGGACATGTATGGACTTAAGATCATCCAGAACCAGAATATCCGCATCATAGCCGGGAGCCAGAGCCCCTTTACCCTTCAGGCCGTAACACTCGGCAGAGTTCAAAGTAGCCATCTGTATGGCCCAGAGAGGATCCAGACCAAGCTCTATTGCCTCACGTACATTGTAATTTATATGGCCATCCTTCAGGATATCCTCAGGCTGTTTATCATCAGTACAGAAAGCACAGCGTCTCAAATTTACAGCCGTCACTCCATTTATCAGATTTTTCAAATTCCTGGCGGCGGAGCCTTCACGAATCAGAACATACATTCCCCGCCTTAAGCGTGAGCGCATCTCCTCGGGGGTGGAACATTCATGGTCCGTCCCCACTCCAGCCCCGATATAGGCATTAAGTTCTTTCCGATCCACCATGGGGGCATGTCCATCTATGGGCATTCCCCTCTTCCGGGCCATCTCCATCTTTGCAACTACAGGATCAGAAGCCCCGATAAGGGAGGGATAATCCATCATCTCTCCAAGACCCAGGACTCTCTCTTCATCCGCAAGGGTCTCAAGATCGTCCGCCCCGAGGGATGCCCCGGAGTTCTCAAAGGGAGTCGCAGGAACACAGGAGGGAAGCATAAACAGGCAGTCCAGAGGAAGACCCTCAGAAGCATCCAGCATATACCGGATGCCCTCTAGGCCTGATACATTGGCAATTTCATGAGGGTCTGCAATCACAGTTGTTGTTCCCCGGGGAACAACCAGAGAGGCAAAATTCTCAGGTGTGGTTAAGGAAGACTCAATATGAACATGGGCATCAATAAAGCCCGGCGCCAGAACAGCACCTTTTAAGTCTATCTCCTCTTCTCCCTCATAGGCACCGTACCCAAGTATCTTTCCATCTTTTATAGCAAGAGAGTTATCAATAAGCTCTCCAGTAAAAACATTAACTATCTTTGCATTTCTAAAAACGATGTCTGCTTTTTTTCTACCGGCGGCCGCATCAATAAAAGTTTTTAAATCCATGTATGTTTCCTCTTACATCCCATTATAATACAGAGTAGCCGGGAGACAAAGCAAAAACAAATATTATTGATTGCTTGATCAGTCAAACACGCTGTATAATAAATAATAATCTATCGAAAGTCCTGTAAAAGGACAGACCAAAGAGGAGTTTTCATGGAAAAATTTTTTAAACTGAAAGAGAATGGAACAACCATTAAGACAGAAGTACTGGCAGGAATGACAACATTCCTGAC contains the following coding sequences:
- the ade gene encoding adenine deaminase, whose translation is MDLKTFIDAAAGRKKADIVFRNAKIVNVFTGELIDNSLAIKDGKILGYGAYEGEEEIDLKGAVLAPGFIDAHVHIESSLTTPENFASLVVPRGTTTVIADPHEIANVSGLEGIRYMLDASEGLPLDCLFMLPSCVPATPFENSGASLGADDLETLADEERVLGLGEMMDYPSLIGASDPVVAKMEMARKRGMPIDGHAPMVDRKELNAYIGAGVGTDHECSTPEEMRSRLRRGMYVLIREGSAARNLKNLINGVTAVNLRRCAFCTDDKQPEDILKDGHINYNVREAIELGLDPLWAIQMATLNSAECYGLKGKGALAPGYDADILVLDDLKSIHVRQVYKNGKLVAENEKPLFSVKSRISDAVVNTVKVRKIEASDFRLPLETDVARVIRILPHSLVTENAVRKVERDPDGCFKIHPNLDILKMSVIERHGGKGTIGLGLVENYRLKGGAVATSIGHDSHNLIVIGDNDEDMALAVNALAATGGGISVAAGGKVEGLLPLPIGGLMSDQSAEDVSRALKSLLEIAVETLGVNPDVDPFMTLAFMALPVIPELKLTDEGLFDVIKFEFVDLCVKE